The following are encoded in a window of Halalkalicoccus jeotgali B3 genomic DNA:
- a CDS encoding toxin-antitoxin system TumE family protein, with protein MSGDEATLILSESLDFPETGRIVRMNVWSVPASDAYPDGIKYRLHYGTGEGETILRYDNSHADTKGHERHTADGVDGTYEYPGDYKAVLERFRTEVENHERTD; from the coding sequence ATGTCCGGGGACGAGGCCACACTCATACTCAGTGAATCACTCGACTTCCCCGAGACAGGGCGGATCGTTCGGATGAATGTGTGGTCTGTCCCGGCGTCAGACGCCTATCCAGATGGCATCAAATACCGGTTGCACTACGGGACAGGTGAGGGAGAGACGATCCTCCGCTACGATAACTCACACGCCGATACGAAAGGCCACGAACGCCACACGGCCGATGGAGTGGATGGTACCTACGAATACCCAGGCGACTACAAAGCCGTCTTAGAACGGTTCAGAACAGAGGTCGAAAATCATGAACGCACCGACTAA
- a CDS encoding TraM recognition domain-containing protein yields MANPQGRILVLDYPTRQSETIAPVFRYLIDESIKHGMSDPRRSAYYLLDEIEHMGVSISRLGELINVGRGNNCQAILSLQSVAQLQDTYGRERANALLSGMVTVIGLRTADEPSVDFLRETVGTEFNEYTGHVERKEAPLGGGMVETSREMKTEEEHKFAKGDLRSFDAGEAVICRQGKGYVHGRIRMLEE; encoded by the coding sequence ATGGCGAATCCGCAAGGCCGTATTCTCGTACTCGACTACCCGACGCGCCAGAGCGAGACGATCGCGCCCGTGTTCCGCTACCTGATAGATGAATCCATCAAACACGGGATGTCTGACCCGCGTCGGTCGGCGTACTACCTACTCGACGAGATAGAGCATATGGGCGTGTCTATCAGCCGACTCGGAGAGCTGATAAACGTCGGCCGGGGGAACAACTGTCAGGCGATACTCTCCCTACAGAGTGTCGCGCAGCTCCAGGACACGTACGGCCGCGAGAGAGCGAACGCGCTACTCTCGGGGATGGTTACGGTAATCGGCCTTCGGACGGCCGACGAACCGTCAGTGGACTTCCTACGGGAAACGGTCGGTACGGAGTTCAACGAGTACACCGGCCACGTTGAGCGGAAAGAAGCGCCGTTAGGTGGCGGTATGGTTGAGACGTCGCGAGAAATGAAAACTGAGGAAGAACACAAGTTCGCGAAGGGCGACCTTCGGAGCTTCGACGCGGGGGAGGCGGTAATTTGTCGACAGGGTAAAGGCTACGTCCATGGCCGGATTCGTATGCTTGAGGAGTAG
- a CDS encoding ribbon-helix-helix domain-containing protein, translated as MSDASPTKPSDGDERPQINVRVTPTFLEQIDDVWQGRGFNSRSEYIRHVLRDSVENPTFDRDELSALARAEREIRDGETYSREEIIDEFDLDTTESSEEE; from the coding sequence ATGTCAGACGCATCGCCAACTAAACCCAGTGATGGTGATGAGCGTCCGCAAATCAACGTCCGTGTCACCCCGACGTTCCTTGAACAGATCGACGATGTGTGGCAAGGACGGGGATTCAATTCCCGTTCAGAGTACATTCGGCACGTGCTCCGTGATTCAGTCGAAAACCCTACGTTCGACCGTGACGAGTTGTCCGCACTCGCCCGCGCCGAACGCGAGATCCGGGACGGCGAGACTTATTCTCGTGAGGAGATCATCGACGAGTTCGATCTCGATACCACCGAAAGCTCCGAAGAGGAGTAG
- a CDS encoding zinc-dependent alcohol dehydrogenase, with protein sequence MQALRWHDEGDVRVDDVPKPEIKEPTDAIVEITATAICGSDLHLYNDFMPGMEEGDILGHEPMGEVVEVGEEVDDLREGDRVVIPFTISCGECWFCENDLYSLCDETNPNAEMAAETMGHSPAGLFGFSHTLGGYDGGQAEYLRVPHADVGPIKIESDLSDEEVLFLSDIYPTGYMAAENAEIEENDTVAVWGCGPVGQFAIQSAWMMGADRVIAIDRIEERLGMAEGHADTEVIDYSEDDVYEWLMDETDGRGPDRCIDAVGSEAHHTCVDHVPDEPDRPYVLQEAIKSCRKGGTLSIPGVYIDGVDDMPMGPLMNKALTVNAGQTHVQAYLNPLLETIENGEIDPAEIITHRGSLEDGPELYETFNDKEDDCIKVVLEP encoded by the coding sequence ATGCAAGCACTCCGCTGGCACGACGAGGGCGACGTCCGGGTCGACGACGTCCCGAAGCCGGAGATCAAGGAGCCGACCGACGCGATCGTCGAGATCACGGCGACGGCGATCTGTGGCTCGGACCTCCATCTCTACAACGACTTCATGCCGGGCATGGAGGAGGGCGACATCCTCGGTCACGAGCCGATGGGCGAAGTCGTTGAGGTCGGCGAGGAGGTCGACGACCTCCGGGAGGGCGACCGCGTCGTCATCCCCTTCACGATCAGCTGTGGCGAGTGCTGGTTCTGCGAGAACGATCTGTACTCGCTGTGTGACGAGACGAACCCGAACGCCGAGATGGCCGCCGAGACGATGGGCCACTCGCCAGCCGGTCTGTTCGGCTTCTCGCACACCCTTGGCGGGTACGACGGCGGGCAGGCCGAGTACCTGCGGGTACCCCACGCCGACGTCGGCCCGATCAAGATCGAGTCGGACCTCTCGGACGAGGAGGTACTGTTCCTCTCCGATATCTACCCGACGGGGTATATGGCCGCCGAGAACGCCGAGATCGAGGAGAACGACACGGTCGCCGTCTGGGGCTGCGGCCCGGTCGGCCAGTTCGCCATCCAGAGCGCCTGGATGATGGGCGCCGACCGCGTGATCGCAATCGACCGGATCGAGGAACGCCTTGGGATGGCCGAGGGTCACGCCGACACCGAGGTGATCGACTACTCCGAGGACGACGTCTACGAGTGGCTGATGGACGAGACCGACGGCCGAGGGCCCGACCGGTGTATCGACGCCGTCGGCTCGGAGGCCCATCACACCTGCGTCGATCACGTCCCCGACGAGCCCGACCGTCCCTACGTGCTCCAGGAGGCGATCAAGTCCTGTCGCAAGGGCGGAACCCTCTCGATCCCAGGCGTCTACATCGACGGAGTGGACGACATGCCGATGGGCCCGCTGATGAACAAAGCTCTCACGGTCAACGCGGGCCAGACCCACGTTCAAGCCTACCTGAACCCGCTGCTCGAGACGATCGAGAACGGCGAAATCGATCCCGCGGAAATCATCACCCACCGGGGCTCGCTCGAGGACGGGCCCGAACTCTACGAAACGTTCAACGACAAGGAGGACGACTGCATTAAAGTCGTCCTAGAGC
- a CDS encoding type IV secretion system DNA-binding domain-containing protein: MVLGTLLNLTAVAAMLAYVSKVKGFSPVGPYDAWRVITAPLRDVNRALTPLAAIIGWFVALWLADVTGAIWLTVALFFGIGGALLYETIRVGIPTAIGATIGLVSGLTSDVRPDRDNFSLPLTIYESQADDVSEWTDGAMHVPRRSLLTLGASGAGKSETLKHFVDQLQADPSEPVVVFDMKRDYQAFLKERGASMIRLSSQGSSTEIGSPIAWNIFAEMETEADADEIARSLFPKGRDQNNFFDTAGRQLFAANLKYLKRELDNPTNADLVRYWQRASPKKMHENLSRDGHEDLTAAASAIDPETAKQPGECSQAPSNKFKTSLWVTSRSPATSRFVSTWRIRKAVFSYSTTRRARARRSRPCSAT, from the coding sequence ATGGTGCTTGGAACCCTCCTCAATCTGACGGCGGTAGCCGCCATGTTAGCCTACGTAAGCAAAGTTAAAGGATTCTCCCCTGTCGGTCCCTACGATGCATGGCGGGTGATTACGGCCCCGCTACGCGACGTCAATAGAGCACTCACACCCCTAGCAGCCATCATCGGGTGGTTCGTGGCCCTTTGGTTGGCTGACGTAACCGGCGCGATATGGCTTACTGTCGCCCTGTTCTTCGGTATCGGTGGGGCATTGCTCTATGAGACGATTCGAGTTGGAATACCCACGGCTATCGGCGCGACTATCGGCCTTGTATCGGGTCTAACGAGCGACGTTAGGCCCGATCGGGATAACTTCTCACTCCCATTGACTATCTACGAATCGCAGGCTGACGACGTGAGCGAGTGGACAGACGGCGCTATGCACGTTCCACGTCGTTCGTTGCTGACTCTTGGAGCGAGTGGAGCCGGCAAGAGTGAGACACTAAAGCACTTCGTCGATCAGCTCCAGGCCGACCCGAGTGAGCCTGTGGTAGTGTTCGACATGAAGCGAGATTACCAAGCATTCCTCAAGGAACGCGGTGCGTCCATGATCCGCCTCTCATCCCAGGGTTCGAGCACAGAGATAGGGTCACCGATCGCGTGGAACATCTTCGCGGAAATGGAAACTGAGGCTGACGCCGACGAGATTGCAAGGTCACTGTTTCCAAAGGGACGCGACCAGAACAATTTCTTCGATACGGCAGGCCGCCAGCTATTTGCCGCGAACCTGAAGTACCTGAAACGTGAGCTCGACAATCCGACGAACGCCGACCTCGTGCGCTACTGGCAACGCGCCAGTCCTAAGAAAATGCACGAGAACCTTAGCAGAGACGGCCACGAGGACCTAACGGCAGCTGCGAGTGCGATTGACCCGGAGACGGCCAAACAGCCGGGGGAGTGTTCTCAAGCGCCCAGCAACAAGTTCAAGACCTCTTTGTGGGTGACTTCGCGAAGTCCGGCGACTTCTCGATTCGTGAGTACATGGCGAATCCGCAAGGCCGTATTCTCGTACTCGACTACCCGACGCGCCAGAGCGAGACGATCGCGCCCGTGTTCCGCTACCTGA
- a CDS encoding type II toxin-antitoxin system RelE family toxin, producing the protein MSDEWTWRFTSQARDDFEKLERDDQQQIRKKLDEICESPWRDPPEYGEPMQNSPYKKVRVGGFRLSTTFDHSNTDMIVARIKHRGGAYTADD; encoded by the coding sequence ATGAGCGATGAGTGGACGTGGCGATTCACGTCACAGGCGCGCGACGATTTCGAAAAGCTCGAACGCGATGACCAGCAGCAAATCCGCAAGAAGCTCGATGAGATTTGCGAGTCGCCATGGCGAGACCCGCCGGAGTATGGAGAGCCGATGCAGAACAGTCCTTATAAGAAGGTCAGAGTTGGCGGTTTTCGGCTGTCAACGACCTTTGACCATTCGAACACGGACATGATCGTCGCCCGGATCAAACATCGTGGTGGTGCATATACTGCCGACGATTGA
- a CDS encoding HVO_A0114 family putative DNA-binding protein, giving the protein MNAPTNHNSAPMHRTLTVRVASPSNAFEKVGERFEALDRGEDIDPLYEITFQREEDLQRLLSANNIQMLRSIARESPESIRALARGVGRDIRQVHDNLQELESYGLVEIEDEGRSRRPSVWYDDIEIKVPIAP; this is encoded by the coding sequence ATGAACGCACCGACTAACCACAACAGCGCCCCAATGCACCGAACGCTGACCGTTCGTGTCGCCTCGCCGAGCAACGCCTTCGAGAAGGTTGGCGAGCGTTTCGAGGCGCTCGACCGAGGCGAAGATATTGATCCGCTTTACGAGATCACGTTTCAGCGAGAGGAGGATTTACAGCGGCTTCTCTCGGCAAATAACATTCAGATGCTCCGATCAATTGCCCGCGAGTCGCCTGAGAGCATTCGAGCACTTGCCCGTGGAGTTGGGCGTGATATCCGGCAGGTTCACGACAACCTCCAAGAACTCGAAAGTTACGGACTCGTCGAGATCGAGGACGAGGGGCGTTCACGGCGGCCCTCAGTTTGGTATGATGATATCGAGATCAAGGTACCTATCGCTCCGTGA